In Pseudokineococcus lusitanus, the DNA window CGTGGGCCACGAGGACCGCGCCGACGAGGAGGCGGGCGAGCAGCAGGGCGACGTCCTGGACGGGGGCGGGCAGCGGCACGGGGTCCTCCGGTGGGGTCGACGGGCGGGCCAGATGCATGAGCCCTCAATGACTGATAAGCCTAGCGGTGCGCGCGGCACGCCCGACGGCGCGACGGCAGCGAACTGCCGCCCCGTCCGGGCCCGGCGACGCAGGGCGCCGACCGTCGGCGCCGACGAGCGGCAGGAGCAGACGATGGCGCAGTACGACGTCCAGGACAGGTCCGCGGTCGTGACGGGCGGTGGGTCCGGCATCGGCCGGGCGGTGGCACTGGCCCTCGCGGCGAGCGGGGCCGCGGTCCTCGTGGCCGACCTCGACGAGGACGCGGCCCGCTCCGTGGCGGACGAGATCACGGCTGCCGGCGGGACGGCACGGCCCTTCGTCGTCGACGTGACCGACGCGGGGCGCGTCGCCGAGATGGTCGCCGCCGCCGGCGAGATGGGCCCTCTCAAGGTGGCCGTCAACAACGCCGGCATCGGCGGGCCGGCCGCCACGGTGGCCGACTACCCCGCCGACGCGTGGCGCCGAGTCATCGACGTGAACCTCGTGTCGGTCTTCACGTGCCTCCAGGCGGAGATCCCCGCCATGGCGGCCGTCGGCGGCGGGTCGATCATCAACATGGCGTCGGTGCTGGGCAGCGTCGGCTTCGCCGGCTCCAGCGCCTACGTGGCGGCCAAGCACGCCGTCGTGGGCCTGACGAAGTCGGCGGCGTGGGAGCACGCCGAGCAGGGCGTGCGGGTCAACGCCGTCGGCCCGGCCTTCATCGCCACGCCGCTCGTCGAGGCGACCCTCGACGAGCCCTCGCGCGCGGCGCTCGCCGCCGCCCACGCCGTCGGTCGCCTGGGCACGCCCGAGGAGGTCGCCGGGCTCGTCACCTTCCTCGCGAGCGACGACGCGGCCTTCGTGACCGGCAGCTACCACCTGGTCGACGGCGGGTACAGCGCCCGCTGACGTGCACGGCGGCACGACGACGCGTCGTCGTGCCGCCGTCCCTACCCCCGTCCCGTCAGTCGAGGACCGCGGTGGCCTCCAGCTCGACGAGGACGTCGGGCTCGAAGAGCACCGAGACGCCGACCAGCGAGGCGGGCGGCATCGGCGTCGGGAGGCCCACCTCCTCCGCGACGGCCTCGACGCCCGCCATGAAGGCGCCCATGTGCCCGGGCTCCCACCCGGCGGCGTAGAAGGTGAGCCGGACGACGTCGTCGAACGTCGCGCCGGCGGCGGCGAGGCCACGGGCGGTGGCGCGCAGCACGTGCGCGACCTGGCCGGCGAGGTCGCCCTCGGCGACGGGGCGGCCGTCGGGCGTACGGGCCACCTGGCCGGCGACGTGCACGTGGCGGCTGCCGGTGCCGACGGCGACGTGGGCGTACGGGACGGGCTGCATCATGCCCTCGGGGGCGAGGCGCTGGACGGCCACGGCGGGTCTCCTCTGACGGGGTCGGACGGACCCCGTCTTCCTACGGGCCGAGGCCCGACCACTTCCACGAGACCAGGTGTCATGACGGATACCGCGCCCGCGGCACGCGAGGACGCCCTCCACGTCGGCCGGCCGCACCGCGAGCTGCTCGACCAGGTGCTCGACCGGTGGTCGCTCGGCGTCCTCGGCGAGCTGTGCGAGCGGCCGTGCCGCTTCGCCGAGCTGCGGCGGGCCCTGCCGCCCGTGACGCAGAAGTCGTTGACGGCGACGCTGCGCCGGCTGGAGCGGAACGGCGTCGTCGAGCGCCAGGTCCTCGGCACCCGCCCCCTCGCGGTGCAGTACCGGATCACCCCGCTCGGCAAGACCCTGCGCGAGCCCGTCGACGCGCTGCTCGCGTGGGCCGACGTCCAGATGCCCCGCATCGAGGCGGCGCGCCGCGCCTACGACGACGCCCTCGACGCCTGACAGCCCCGGGGTGGCTGCACGACGACGCGGTAGAAGGCGTCCTCGTGCAGCCACCCGTCGCTCAGGCGAGGTGGGCGTCGGCCCAGAGACCCATCGCCTCGCGGAGCCAGGCGGCGAGGCCCGGCTCGACGTCGTCGTAGTAGGCGCGGAAGCGCTCGTCCTCGACGTAGGTGTCCGCCAGGCCGCGGTAGGCGGTGCGGTCCGGCGTCCAGTGCGCGGCGACGGCGGCGTGGTGCTCGGCGACGAGCGCCTGGACGGCGTCGTCCCCCGGTGCCGCACCGCCCCGCTTGGCCGCCCCCATCCGCTCGGCGAGCTCGCGGTGCTCGCGCCCGCCGCGCTCGTAGTCCTCGCGGCTCCAGCCGGCCGTGCGCTCCCGCGCCTCGGCGAACGCGGCCCGGACGCCCTCGCCGTGCCGGCCGACGAGCTCCTCCTCGTACCGGTCGCGGTCGCTCGCCAGCCCCTCGAAGAACTGCTGCTCGGTCATGTCGCCCTCTCCTTCCAGGTGGGCCGCGGTGCGACGGGCGGTCTCGGCGAGGCGGGCCAGCCGGCCCCCCTCCTCCTCGAGCCGGTCGGCGTGGGCCCGCAGGGCCGCGACCTCGTCGCGCTCCCCGTCGAGCACCTGCCCGACGACGGCGACGGGCACCCCGAGCTCCCGGAGCAGGAGGATCCGCTGCAGCCGCAGCAGGTGCTCCCGCTCGTAGAGCCGGACCCCGCCCGCCCCGGTCCCGGCGGGCACGAGCAGCCCGACGGCGTCGTAGTGCCGCAACGTGCGCGCCGTCGTCCCCGACATCCGCGCCACCTCGGCGGTCGTCCACGCCATCCCTGCTGCCCCTCCCGCTCACCACGGCACCGGCGGGCCCTTCCCCCCGGCCCGCCGGACGCTAAGGACTGACGCAGCGTCAACCGCAAGCCCGGACGACAACCCCAGCGCCCCGAGACGCCGCCCCGACGTGCCGACGGCGACCTCGACCCCGCCGCGCGGAGACGACCGTGCGCCCGCCCGACAAGGCGCACCGGTCGGACGAGCGCCGGGGTGCGGGTCGCGCGGCAGGCACGTCAGGCGAGCACCCCCAGCAGCCGTCAGGCTGCCGGGGGTGCGTAGCCAGTGCCTCGCGCGCGACCCGCACCCCGGCGCGGAGGCGACCCGCCGCACCCGACCGGAGCGGGACCGGCCTACGAGCGCAGCGGGGCCGAGGCCGCCCCCAGCACGTCCAGCACCCACGCGTTCTCGAAGGCGCGCTCCTCCCAGCCCTTGTACCGCCCCGACGGCCCCCCGTGCCCACCGTCCATCTCGGTGCGGAGGAGGACGGGCCGGTCGCCGGTGCCGAGCTCGCGGAGGCGGGCGACCCACTTGGCGGGCTCGACGTAGAGCACGCGGGTGTCGTGGAGGCTCGTCATGGCGAGGACGGCGGGGTGGTCGACGGCCGCGACGTTCTCGTAGGGCGAGTAGCCCTTCATGTACGCGTAGACCTCGGGGTCGGCGAGGGGGTTGCCCCACTCGTCCCACTCGGTGACCGTCAGCGGCAGCGACGGGTCGAGGATCGAGGTGAGGGGGTCGACGAAGGGCACCTGGGCGAGGACGCCGGCGAAGGCGTCGGGCGCGAGGTTGAGCGCGGCGCCCATGAGGAGGCCGCCGGCGGACCCGCCCATGGCGACGGTGCGCTGCGGCGTCGTCCACCCCTGCTCGACGAGGGCGCCGGCCGCGGCGACGAAGTCCGTGAAGGTGTTGACCTTCGTCAGGGTCTTGCCGTCGTCGTACCAGTGGCGCCCCAGCTCGCCGCCGCCGCGGACGTGGGCGACGGCGAAGACGACGCCGCGGTCGAGCAGCGACAGGCGGGAGATCGAGAAGGACGGGTCGATGCTCGTCTCGTAGGAGCCGTAGCCGTAGAGGACGAGCGGCGCGGGCTCGCCGGCGGCCACGGCGTCGGCGACGTCACGGCGGGCGACGACGGAGACGGGCACGCGGACCCCGTCGGGCGCGGTGGCCCAGACCCGGCGCTGGACGTAGCCCTCGGAGGCGTACCCGCCGAGGACGGGCGTCTCGCGGCGCAGGTGCTGCTCGCCGGTGGCGACGTCGAGCTCGAGCACGCGGGGCGGCGTGACGAACGACGTGCGGACGAAGCGCAGCGTGGGGCTGTCGAAGGCGCGGTCGCCGCCGGCGCCGACGGCGAAGAGCTCCTCGTCGACCTCGACCTCGACCGGGGTGCCGATGGCCTCGGCGGTCAGGGGCGCGACCGCGAGGCGGGGCAGGGCGTCGCGGCGGTAGGAGACGGCGACGAAGCGCGCGAAGGGCGAGACGTCCTCGAGGCGGCGGCCCGGCTCGTGCGGCAGCACCTCCTCCCAGCGCTCGGGGCGCGGGTCGTCGGTGTCGACGACGGACAGCGCGAAGTCCTCGGCGCCGTCGGTGTTGTGGAGGACGAGGAAGCGGTCGCGCACGGACCCGTCGGGCTGCGGCAGGACGACGTGGTCGACGTCGTACTCGACGCCCTCGCGGCGCGGGGCGACGACGCGGAGCTCGCCCTCGGGGTCGCGGGTGTCGAGGACGTGCACCTCGCTCGTCGTCTTGGCCGCCGCGGAGACGACGAGGAAGCGGCGGCTGCGGGTGCGGCCGACGCCGACCCAGAAGCGCTCGTCGTCCTCGCGGAAGAGGACGTCGTCCTCGGCGGCCGGCGTGCCGACGCGGTGGCGCCGCACCTCGTGGGGGCGCCAGGCGTCGTCGACGACCGTGTAGTGGACGACGGCGGAGTCGGCCGACCACGTCGCGCCGTAGAAGGCGCCCGGCACCTCGTCCGCGAGGTCCTCGCCCGTGGTGAGGTCGCGCACGCGCAGCGTGTAGCGCTCGTCGCCCGTGACGTCGCTCGACCAGGCGAGGCGGGCGCCGTCGGGGCTGACCGAGGCCGCGCCGAGCGAGAAGAACTCGTGGCCCTCGGCCTCGACGTTGGCGTCGATCATGACCTGCTCGCCCGGCAGCGAGCCGTCCTCGGCGGCGGCGGGCGGCGTCCACGAGTCCTCGTCGACAACGGGCGCGCGGCAGGCCAGCCCGTACTGCTGCCCCTCGACGGTCCGGCCGTAGTACCACCAGGACCCCTCGCGGGCCGGCACGGAGAGGTCGGTCTCCTGCGTCCGTCCCTTGACCTCGGCGAAGAGCGCCGCGCGGAGCTCCTCGAGGTGGGCGGTGCGGGCCCGCGTGTGCTCGTTCTCCGCCTCGAGGTGGGCGAGGACGTCCGGGTCCTCCTTGGCGCGCAGCCACTCGTACGGGTCGTCGACGACGTCGCCGTGGTGCTCGCGGCGGTGCGGCCGACGCTCGGGGCGCGGGGGCTGGGGCAGGGCGGCGTCGGGAGCGGAGGTGCTCATGCCCCGACCGTAGGCGGGGGGCCCGACGACGGGCGGGGAGGGGCGGCGGGCGCCCCGGGGGGGGACGCGTCAGGCGCCGGTGCGCAGGACGGCCCACACGTGCTTGCGGCTGCCCTCGACGTACCAGCCGCGGTCCACCGCGAGCTCGGCGACGAGCGGGAGCCCGTGCCCCCCGAGGCCCGGGGAGCGGTCGTCCTCGGGGTTCGGCGGGACGTGGACCTCGGGGTCGGCCACGTCGATGAGGCAGCGGCCGTCCTCCTGCCGGACGTCGACCTCGGCGGGCGGGCTGGCGTGGCGCAGCACGTTGGTCACGAGCTCGCTGAGCAGGAGCGCCAGGCGGTCCGGGAGCGCGATGGCCGGTCCGGCGGAGGGGTCCGGCGCCGGGGCGGGGATCTCGCGGGCCACGGCCATGAGCTCGCGGCGTGCCGTCGTGAGCTCGGTGGAGGTGGTGACGACCCAGTGCCCCACGGTCCGGCCGACGGTCGGCGGGCGCCGCGAGGGCCACGTCGTGGCGCCGCCGTCACCTGCCGCCACGTCCCACCTCTCACCCGGTCGCCGCCCCGCCCCGGGTGCGTGTGGTCCCACCGTAGGCGTGGTCCTCCCCGCCCGCGCCCCGGACCCGCCGCGGCGGCACGACCTTAGGTGCCCGGGCGACCTGAAGGGCCCCCGCCCCCGCCGGTGGTCCGGCGTGGACGGGGGCCCGTGGCTCCCGGCCGCGCGTCAGCGGTCCGTGCCGCCGCGGCGGTCGTCGCCCTCCGCGCGGTCCTGCTCGGCGCCGACGCGCAGCGCCCAGCCGCGGTCGACGTCCTTGGCCTCGGCGGCCGCCTTCTTGTCGCTCGCGCGGGTGTCGCGCGGCGGCAGCTGGACGCTCTCCTCGGCGGCGATGCCCGCCTGCAGCTCGCGGCCGCGCTCGACCTCGGCGTCCACCTCGGCGCCCAGGAGCAGGGCGATGTTGGTGATCCAAAGCCACAGGAGGAAGACGACGACCCCGGCCAGCGCGCCGTACGTGGCGTCGTAGCTGCTGAAGTTGGTCACGTAGACGGCGAAGCCCACGGACGCGACGAGCCACACGACGATGGCGACGACTGACCCGAGGCTGACCCAGCGGAACTTCGGCTGCTGCACGTTCGGCGTCGCCCAGTACAGGAGGGCGATGACGAGGACGACGACGCCGGCGAGCACCGGCCACTTGGCGATCGACCACACCGTCACGGCGGTGGAGCCCAGGCCCACGACGTCGCCGACGGCCTCGGCCACCGGGCCGGAGACGACGACGATGACGAGCGCGACGGCGAGCAGCAGCAGCGCGACGAGGGTCACGAGCAGCATGACGGGGCGCAGCTTCCACACCGGGCGCCCCTCCTCCACCTCGTAGACGCGGTTCATCGCCCGCGAGAAGGCGCCGACGTACCCGGACGCCGACCAGAGGGCACCGACGAGACCGATCACGAGGCCGAGCCCCACGGCGGTGCCGCTCTGGGAGTCGACGAAGTTGCCGACCGTGCGCGTCACCGTGTCGGTGGTGTCCTGGTCCGCCACCGCCCCGACGACCTGGCCGACGACGTCGGTCACCGCGCCGCCCTGGCCGACGAGGCCGAGGAGCGAGACGAGGGCGATGAGGGCGGGGAAGAGCGCGAGCACCGCGAAGTAGACGAGCGCCGCCGCGAGGTCGGTGCACTGGTCCTTGGAGAACTCGCGCAGGGTGCGCCGCAGGACGTACTTCAGGGTCGGCTTGTGCAGGTCCGGCGGGTCGTCCGGCTTGCGGGGGTCGTCCGGGTCCGGGGCCGTCCGGCCCTTCTGCTGCGTCTGCTGGTGGTCGGCCATGGTCGAGCTCGCTCCCGCTGGTGCTGCAGCCCCGTGCGCCGTCGTCTGGACGCCGTGCCGCGCCCCCACCGTGGCGCTCCCCCGCGGCGGGCGCGACCGGGGCGGCCGCTGGGCCGGACGGCTCGTCGCTCCCCCGACCGCCGCGCCCGGCGCTCAAGGCGGGACGCCGTCGCGCCGATCCCCTGCCCGTGAGCGCCCCCTCCTCCACCACCGCCGGCCGCGGACGACGCCTCGCGGCGGGGCTGCACGCCGCCCTCCGGCCGGCCGCCGGCACGCCGCCGGTGGCGGTCGTCGGGCAGCGCCGTCGGCGCCGGCGCGTCCAGGGCCTGCTCACCGGGCTGCTCGTGGCGCACGTCGCCCTGCTCGACGTCGTCATGTCGCTCGGCGACGCCCCGGGCACGCCGGCGCTCGCGGCGGCGACCGTCC includes these proteins:
- a CDS encoding SDR family NAD(P)-dependent oxidoreductase gives rise to the protein MAQYDVQDRSAVVTGGGSGIGRAVALALAASGAAVLVADLDEDAARSVADEITAAGGTARPFVVDVTDAGRVAEMVAAAGEMGPLKVAVNNAGIGGPAATVADYPADAWRRVIDVNLVSVFTCLQAEIPAMAAVGGGSIINMASVLGSVGFAGSSAYVAAKHAVVGLTKSAAWEHAEQGVRVNAVGPAFIATPLVEATLDEPSRAALAAAHAVGRLGTPEEVAGLVTFLASDDAAFVTGSYHLVDGGYSAR
- a CDS encoding RidA family protein — translated: MAVQRLAPEGMMQPVPYAHVAVGTGSRHVHVAGQVARTPDGRPVAEGDLAGQVAHVLRATARGLAAAGATFDDVVRLTFYAAGWEPGHMGAFMAGVEAVAEEVGLPTPMPPASLVGVSVLFEPDVLVELEATAVLD
- a CDS encoding winged helix-turn-helix transcriptional regulator, encoding MTDTAPAAREDALHVGRPHRELLDQVLDRWSLGVLGELCERPCRFAELRRALPPVTQKSLTATLRRLERNGVVERQVLGTRPLAVQYRITPLGKTLREPVDALLAWADVQMPRIEAARRAYDDALDA
- a CDS encoding MerR family transcriptional regulator; translation: MAWTTAEVARMSGTTARTLRHYDAVGLLVPAGTGAGGVRLYEREHLLRLQRILLLRELGVPVAVVGQVLDGERDEVAALRAHADRLEEEGGRLARLAETARRTAAHLEGEGDMTEQQFFEGLASDRDRYEEELVGRHGEGVRAAFAEARERTAGWSREDYERGGREHRELAERMGAAKRGGAAPGDDAVQALVAEHHAAVAAHWTPDRTAYRGLADTYVEDERFRAYYDDVEPGLAAWLREAMGLWADAHLA
- a CDS encoding S9 family peptidase, whose product is MSTSAPDAALPQPPRPERRPHRREHHGDVVDDPYEWLRAKEDPDVLAHLEAENEHTRARTAHLEELRAALFAEVKGRTQETDLSVPAREGSWWYYGRTVEGQQYGLACRAPVVDEDSWTPPAAAEDGSLPGEQVMIDANVEAEGHEFFSLGAASVSPDGARLAWSSDVTGDERYTLRVRDLTTGEDLADEVPGAFYGATWSADSAVVHYTVVDDAWRPHEVRRHRVGTPAAEDDVLFREDDERFWVGVGRTRSRRFLVVSAAAKTTSEVHVLDTRDPEGELRVVAPRREGVEYDVDHVVLPQPDGSVRDRFLVLHNTDGAEDFALSVVDTDDPRPERWEEVLPHEPGRRLEDVSPFARFVAVSYRRDALPRLAVAPLTAEAIGTPVEVEVDEELFAVGAGGDRAFDSPTLRFVRTSFVTPPRVLELDVATGEQHLRRETPVLGGYASEGYVQRRVWATAPDGVRVPVSVVARRDVADAVAAGEPAPLVLYGYGSYETSIDPSFSISRLSLLDRGVVFAVAHVRGGGELGRHWYDDGKTLTKVNTFTDFVAAAGALVEQGWTTPQRTVAMGGSAGGLLMGAALNLAPDAFAGVLAQVPFVDPLTSILDPSLPLTVTEWDEWGNPLADPEVYAYMKGYSPYENVAAVDHPAVLAMTSLHDTRVLYVEPAKWVARLRELGTGDRPVLLRTEMDGGHGGPSGRYKGWEERAFENAWVLDVLGAASAPLRS
- a CDS encoding ATP-binding protein; the encoded protein is MAAGDGGATTWPSRRPPTVGRTVGHWVVTTSTELTTARRELMAVAREIPAPAPDPSAGPAIALPDRLALLLSELVTNVLRHASPPAEVDVRQEDGRCLIDVADPEVHVPPNPEDDRSPGLGGHGLPLVAELAVDRGWYVEGSRKHVWAVLRTGA
- a CDS encoding YihY/virulence factor BrkB family protein, encoding MADHQQTQQKGRTAPDPDDPRKPDDPPDLHKPTLKYVLRRTLREFSKDQCTDLAAALVYFAVLALFPALIALVSLLGLVGQGGAVTDVVGQVVGAVADQDTTDTVTRTVGNFVDSQSGTAVGLGLVIGLVGALWSASGYVGAFSRAMNRVYEVEEGRPVWKLRPVMLLVTLVALLLLAVALVIVVVSGPVAEAVGDVVGLGSTAVTVWSIAKWPVLAGVVVLVIALLYWATPNVQQPKFRWVSLGSVVAIVVWLVASVGFAVYVTNFSSYDATYGALAGVVVFLLWLWITNIALLLGAEVDAEVERGRELQAGIAAEESVQLPPRDTRASDKKAAAEAKDVDRGWALRVGAEQDRAEGDDRRGGTDR